The Corylus avellana chromosome ca8, CavTom2PMs-1.0 genome has a segment encoding these proteins:
- the LOC132190925 gene encoding glutathione S-transferase T3-like, whose amino-acid sequence MGSPYPNVQMYEPKVEIGSNVKKPRCGNFSIEEDIQLIESWINSSMDPVHGNEQSKKTYWNRICENYDANRSFDVSRSEISLVNHWGAIQKGINKFIGCLVQVESLNQSGLTQQDKIARAKEFHLKLHKTPFAFEHCWDKLKKCPKWSSSNDKARKRSFTNTSLSSTQALVELGEDNISTRRDPKMNERAVITTEETATYGKNKCSRG is encoded by the exons ATGGGATCTCCATATCCAAATGTTCAAATGTATGAACCAAAAGTTGAGATTGGATCCAATGTTAAGAAACCACGATGTGGGAACTTTAGCATTGAAGAAGATATTCAACTTATAGAATCGTGGATAAATTCTAGTATGGATCCAGTGCATGGAAATGAGCAATCAAAGAAGACATATTGGAATAGAATTTGTGAGAACTACGATGCCAATAGGTCATTCGATGTTAGCCGGAGTGAGATATCTCTAGTTAATCACTGGGGAGCAATACAAAAGGGCATAAATAAGTTTATTGGATGCTTAGTTCAAGTTGAGTCATTGAATCAAAGTGGCTTGACTCAGCAAGACAAG ATTGCTCGTGCGAAAGAGTTTCATCTAAAACTACATAAAACTCCATTTGCTTTTGAACATTGTTGGGATAAATTGAAGAAATGTCCAAAATGGAGTAGTAGCAATGACAAAGCAAGAAAAAGATCATTCACTAATACATCTTTGTCTTCTACTCAAGCTCTAGTAGAACTAGGGGAAGATAATATATCCACTAGGAGAGACCCCAAG ATGAACGAAAGAGCTGTGATAACGACTGAGGAAACTGCAACTTATGGAAAGAACAAGTGCTCGAGAGGATGA
- the LOC132190926 gene encoding nicotinate N-methyltransferase 1-like produces MEEESKESKNIARLTIMELANMTSVSMSLNVIVRLNIPEAIWEGGSNTPLFAAQIVARALPSGDLENLQLILCMLTNYDMFQEQLTHSKRKYSLTEIAKMLVTDVDGL; encoded by the coding sequence ATGGAGGAGGAGAGCAAAGAGAGCAAGAACATAGCACGGCTAACAATAATGGAGCTGGCCAACATGACAAGCGTCTCCATGTCTCTCAATGTCATCGTCCGCCTGAACATCCCAGAAGCCATCTGGGAAGGCGGTTCCAACACCCCACTCTTCGCTGCCCAAATCGTCGCTCGTGCCCTCCCCTCTGGCGATCTCGAGAACCTCCAGCTCATCCTCTGCATGCTCACCAACTACGACATGTTCCAGGAGCAGCTAACCCACTCTAAGAGAAAGTACTCGCTCACCGAGATTGCCAAAATGCTCGTCACCGATGTTGATGGCCTGTGA
- the LOC132190927 gene encoding GDSL esterase/lipase At1g29670-like — protein TLSPITAESLEFVNFIPPFATARGREILKGVNYASGGAGIRNETGQTQGDRISMDRQLKNHQITVSKIKLGNHNKSTAEYLSKCIYVVAIGSNDYLNNYFLPQYYPTSTIYTPQQYAVVLNDQLSQQLTSLYKYGARKFAIFGLAAIGSIPIIRSSCGSGTNGSACVDNINNAVELFNVGLKSHVAALNRNLTRASFIFINSTGIGSTSPLLASLVSNVSCCEASSTTGLCVPLGSTCSNRSQYAFFDSIHPTQIVASVYAGRAYKAESPTDAYPFDISHLAQH, from the exons ACACTTTCTCCCATTACAGCTGAATCTCTGGAATTCGTCAATTTCATTCCACCTTTTGCTACTGCCAGAGGCAGGGAAATACTCAAAGGTGTCAATTATGCATCTGGCGGTGCAGGAATTCGCAACGAAACTGGACAAACCCAG GGTGATCGGATAAGCATGGATAGGCAGTTGAAAAATCACCAGATTACGGTGTCGAAGATCAAGTTGggaaatcataacaaatcaactGCAGAGTACCTAAGCAAGTGCATATATGTTGTTGCAATTGGTAGCAATGACTATCTTAATAACTACTTCTTGCCGCAGTACTACCCAACTAGCACCATTTACACCCCACAGCAATACGCTGTCGTTCTCAATGACCAATTATCTCAGCAATTAACG AGTTTGTACAAGTATGGGGCAAGGAAATTTGCCATCTTCGGGCTGGCTGCGATTGGTAGTATTCCAATCATACGGAGCTCATGTGGAAGTGGAACAAATGGCTCTGCCTGCGTCGACAACATCAACAATGCCGTTGAACTTTTCAATGTTGGGCTTAAATCACACGTGGCTGCTCTCAATCGCAATTTGACCCGTGCTTCTTTTATCTTCATAAACTCTACTGGAATCGGGTCCACCAGTCCGCTTCTAG CTTCCTTGGTTTCCAATGTTTCCTGCTGTGAAGCGTCGAGCACTACTGGGCTGTGCGTGCCCTTGGGAAGTACATGCAGTAACCGGAGCCAATATGCATTTTTTGATTCAATCCACCCCACTCAAATTGTTGCTTCGGTGTACGCGGGAAGAGCATACAAAGCTGAGTCTCCAACTGATGCTTATCCATTTGATATCAGCCACCTCGCACAACACTGA
- the LOC132190928 gene encoding GDSL esterase/lipase At1g29670-like: MASQINKTMLWMLLVFLLLSNMQQRCFAAKGKHQKVPCFFIFGDSLSDDGNNNNLVTLAKANYPPYGIDFPKGPTGRFTNGRNIVDFIAEFLGFDNYIPPFATARGRKILKGVNYASGAAGIRNETGQTQGDRISMDRQLKNHQITVSKIKQMLGNHNKSTAEYLSKCIYVVAIGSNDYLNNYFLPQYYPTSTIYTPQQYAVVLNDQLSQQLMSLYKYGARKFAIFGLAAIGSIPIIRSSCGSGTNGSACVDNINNAVELFNAGLKSHVAALNRNLTRASFIFINSTGIGSTSPLLASLVSNVSCCEASSTTGLCVPLGSTCSNRSQYAFYDSIHPTQIVASVYAGRAYKAESPCDAYPFDIGHLAHH; the protein is encoded by the exons ATGGCATCTCAGATAAACAAGACAATGTTGTGGATGCTGCTTGTTTTCTTGCTGCTCTCAAACATGCAACAACGTTGTTTTGCAGCAAAAGGAAAGCATCAAAAAGTACCTTGTTTCTTCATTTTCGGGGACTCTTTGTCGGATGATGGGAACAACAACAATCTTGTGACTTTGGCAAAAGCCAATTATCCACCCTATGGGATTGATTTCCCCAAGGGGCCTACGGGAAGGTTTACCAACGGTCGTAATATCGTCGATTTCATTG CTGAATTTCTGGGATTCGACAATTACATTCCACCTTTTGCTACTGCCAGAGGAAGGAAAATACTCAAAGGTGTCAATTATGCATCCGGCGCAGCCGGAATTCGCAACGAAACTGGACAAACCCAG GGTGATCGGATAAGCATGGATAGGCAGTTGAAAAATCACCAGATTACGGTGTCGAAGATCAAGCAGATGTTGggaaatcataacaaatcaactGCAGAGTACCTAAGCAAGTGCATATATGTTGTTGCAATTGGTAGCAATGACTATCTTAATAACTACTTCTTGCCGCAGTACTACCCAACTAGCACCATTTACACCCCACAGCAATACGCTGTCGTCCTCAATGACCAATTATCTCAGCAATTAATG AGTTTGTACAAGTATGGGGCAAGGAAATTTGCCATTTTCGGGCTGGCTGCGATTGGTAGTATTCCAATCATACGGAGCTCATGTGGAAGTGGAACAAATGGCTCTGCCTGCGTCGACAACATCAACAATGCCGTTGAACTTTTCAATGCTGGGCTTAAATCACACGTGGCTGCTCTCAATCGCAATTTGACCCGTGCTTCTTTTATCTTCATAAACTCTACTGGAATCGGGTCCACCAGTCCACTTCTAG CTTCCTTGGTTTCCAATGTTTCCTGCTGTGAAGCGTCGAGCACTACTGGGCTGTGCGTGCCATTGGGAAGTACATGCAGTAACCGGAGCCAATATGCATTTTATGATTCAATCCACCCCACTCAAATTGTTGCTTCGGTGTACGCGGGAAGAGCATACAAGGCTGAGTCTCCATGTGATGCTTATCCATTTGATATCGGCCACCTCGCACACCACTGA